From Mannheimia pernigra, one genomic window encodes:
- the efeB gene encoding iron uptake transporter deferrochelatase/peroxidase subunit, translating into MAENRSRRDFLKNSTLMGAGLLSAPAFSLESRQIPQNAENQHSFFGTHQAGIVTAAQKHIYFLVLDLDTNDINKVKTIFQKWTAYSNNLTQGKNVKPYSTNNFLPPNDTGEADSLSPQGLTLTFGISHSFFSKLGIEKLKPTQLNNLPHFPRDQLQTEYTAGDICIQACADDPQVAFHAIRNLVRAARGEVKMRWSQMGFNSFIDERTPRNLFGFKDGTANARSLKEQDNTIWVKDGWLKGGSYLAVRRIKMFLETWDRTHLHSQEETFGRHRDSGVGLRHQHEFDTLNLAKKDEKGHTAIPEMSHTHLANKTGLQILRRSFSYSNGIDDKGQFDAGLLFISFQQSPEQFIQIQNSLGNIDKMNEYITHIGSGLFACFAGVKDENDYLGKALFDLI; encoded by the coding sequence ATGGCAGAAAATCGTTCTCGCCGTGATTTCTTAAAAAACTCTACATTAATGGGAGCAGGTTTATTGTCTGCTCCTGCTTTTAGTTTAGAATCACGACAAATTCCTCAAAACGCAGAAAATCAACATTCATTTTTTGGCACACACCAAGCTGGTATCGTTACTGCGGCACAAAAACATATCTATTTTTTGGTGCTTGATTTAGATACCAACGATATTAATAAAGTAAAAACCATTTTTCAGAAATGGACGGCTTACAGTAATAACCTCACGCAGGGCAAAAATGTAAAGCCTTATAGTACGAATAATTTCCTTCCTCCTAATGATACTGGAGAAGCAGATAGCTTGTCACCACAAGGTCTTACGCTAACTTTTGGTATTAGCCACAGTTTTTTCAGTAAATTAGGCATTGAAAAACTGAAACCTACCCAACTCAATAACCTCCCACACTTTCCTCGTGATCAGCTTCAAACCGAATATACTGCTGGTGATATTTGTATTCAGGCTTGTGCTGATGATCCACAAGTGGCTTTTCATGCCATACGCAATTTGGTTCGTGCAGCACGAGGTGAAGTTAAAATGAGGTGGTCACAAATGGGCTTTAACTCTTTTATTGATGAGCGAACCCCTCGCAATCTATTCGGATTTAAAGATGGTACTGCCAATGCCCGTAGCTTAAAAGAACAAGATAATACCATTTGGGTTAAAGATGGCTGGCTGAAAGGCGGTTCTTATTTAGCAGTTCGTCGCATTAAGATGTTTTTAGAAACCTGGGATCGCACCCATCTCCACTCTCAAGAAGAAACTTTTGGTCGCCATCGAGATTCTGGTGTAGGGCTCAGGCACCAACACGAATTTGATACATTGAATTTGGCAAAAAAAGACGAAAAAGGTCATACTGCTATTCCTGAAATGTCCCATACACATCTTGCAAATAAAACAGGCTTACAAATACTTCGCCGCTCCTTTTCTTACTCAAACGGTATTGATGACAAGGGGCAGTTTGATGCTGGTTTGTTATTTATCTCGTTTCAACAAAGCCCTGAGCAATTTATCCAAATTCAAAACTCACTGGGTAATATTGATAAAATGAATGAATATATTACCCACATTGGCAGTGGCTTATTTGCCTGTTTTGCAGGTGTGAAAGATGAAAATGATTATTTGGGGAAAGCCTTATTTGATTTGATTTAA
- a CDS encoding DNA glycosylase, which yields MPIPELEHHPFEPVLPEQSIVMMMGTFPPTSEKRCMEFHYPNFQNDMWRIMGKVFFDDINYFRVKDEKRFDPIQIEAFLQEKQIALCSSAKTAIRLKGNAADKDLQIVEPVDMDELLIQLPKMKWIFTTGGLATETLLALLPEKIKAPKTNEWVNYPYLKSRELYLYRLPSTSRAYPLSLEKKIEAYRQFFIQAGLIKD from the coding sequence ATGCCAATACCTGAATTAGAACATCATCCTTTTGAGCCAGTTCTGCCAGAACAATCTATCGTTATGATGATGGGAACTTTTCCGCCAACATCAGAAAAACGTTGTATGGAATTTCATTATCCTAATTTTCAAAATGATATGTGGCGAATAATGGGAAAAGTGTTTTTTGATGATATAAACTATTTTCGAGTAAAGGATGAAAAACGATTTGATCCTATTCAAATTGAAGCCTTTTTACAAGAAAAACAGATCGCACTTTGCTCATCTGCCAAAACAGCCATTCGTTTGAAAGGGAATGCGGCAGATAAAGATTTGCAAATTGTGGAGCCTGTAGATATGGACGAGCTTTTAATCCAACTACCAAAAATGAAATGGATTTTTACTACAGGTGGTTTGGCAACAGAGACTTTATTAGCACTTTTGCCAGAAAAAATTAAAGCACCCAAAACAAATGAATGGGTGAACTATCCGTATTTGAAATCAAGAGAGCTATATTTATATCGTTTGCCTTCTACTTCAAGGGCTTATCCATTAAGTTTGGAGAAAAAGATTGAGGCCTATCGCCAATTTTTCATTCAAGCGGGGTTAATTAAGGATTAA
- a CDS encoding PHP domain-containing protein, giving the protein MKYDLHSHSTASDGMLSPTELVQRAVDQGVDMLALTDHDTISGIREAKRFAQTQPITFISGVEISILWQDKSIHLAALNIDDKNEEMIQFLDNQALLREERAVEIGEKLAKEGIANAYEGAKALASGEVTRAHYGRFLYEQGYVRNIEHAFKRYLGMGKPAYVKPRWSSLEEAVRTTHNAGGVINIAHPLRYKMTARWIRRLISDFKLAGGDGIEVSGCGQTLDQRQLLTRWAKEFDLYGSVGSDFHHPTGWIELGKSLELPRECKPIWELF; this is encoded by the coding sequence ATGAAATACGATTTACATTCACACAGCACGGCTTCTGATGGAATGCTTTCCCCAACCGAATTAGTTCAAAGAGCAGTTGATCAAGGCGTTGATATGTTAGCTTTAACTGATCACGATACTATTTCAGGTATTCGTGAGGCAAAAAGATTCGCGCAAACTCAACCAATCACTTTTATTTCTGGTGTAGAAATTTCGATTTTGTGGCAGGATAAAAGTATCCATCTAGCGGCACTCAATATTGATGACAAGAACGAAGAAATGATCCAATTTCTTGATAATCAAGCGCTATTACGTGAAGAGCGAGCGGTCGAAATTGGCGAAAAATTAGCAAAAGAGGGGATTGCAAATGCCTATGAAGGTGCAAAGGCTTTAGCAAGTGGCGAAGTAACCCGAGCACATTATGGGCGTTTCTTGTATGAACAGGGATATGTCCGTAACATTGAACACGCTTTCAAACGTTATTTAGGTATGGGAAAGCCAGCCTATGTAAAACCTCGGTGGAGTAGTTTGGAGGAAGCCGTTCGGACAACACACAACGCAGGCGGCGTGATTAATATTGCCCACCCATTACGTTATAAAATGACAGCGCGTTGGATTCGCCGTTTAATTAGTGATTTCAAATTAGCTGGGGGAGATGGCATAGAAGTTTCAGGATGTGGGCAAACCCTAGACCAACGTCAACTACTCACTCGCTGGGCGAAAGAGTTTGATTTATATGGCTCAGTAGGTTCTGATTTCCATCACCCGACAGGTTGGATTGAACTGGGTAAAAGTTTAGAGCTACCAAGAGAGTGCAAGCCAATTTGGGAGCTATTTTAG
- the sbcB gene encoding exodeoxyribonuclease I, translating to MSKSFSFFFYDYESFGVSPSHDRPAQFAGIRTDEDFNIIDDPVMFYCKQTPDYLPSPEAVIVTGITPQQCNDNGLSEPEFTARIHAEFSQANTCTIGYNNIRYDDEMTRYTFFRNFYDPYEYSWKNGNSRWDLLDLVRACYALRPEGIEWPKDENGMPSFKLENLTKANGISHENAHDAMSDVYATIAMAKLIKEKQPKLFQFFFNLRIKKEVKMLIDTGEMTPLVHVSGMLGNYRGNTAWVVPLEWHPTNPNAVIVCDLSGDVNGLLNENAETLHQRLYTKREALTENDLPVPLKLVHINKCPILAPAKTLLPENAERLGIDRALCLANLQALKAQKSLVREKVLEIFNDKRVFELSPNVETTLYDGFFSTSDKNNMAILRTLLPEHLANHGLKFEDPRVEKLLFHYRARHYPQTLTRAEQIKWQKYCHQQIDAKAEQFAKSIDELYQQYNDNPGIVKLLENLTAYAEQISQKQTAVYTKNNEDGKLISDLNKAAEQQLNKAEKLKLLKELIK from the coding sequence ATGAGCAAATCCTTTTCTTTTTTCTTTTATGACTATGAAAGTTTTGGTGTAAGCCCATCTCACGATAGGCCAGCACAGTTTGCAGGCATTCGTACCGATGAGGATTTTAATATCATCGATGATCCAGTGATGTTTTATTGCAAGCAAACACCAGACTATTTGCCTAGCCCTGAAGCCGTTATAGTTACAGGCATTACACCGCAACAATGTAACGATAATGGTTTGTCTGAGCCTGAATTTACAGCTCGAATTCACGCAGAATTTAGCCAAGCAAATACTTGTACTATTGGTTATAACAATATCCGTTATGATGATGAAATGACACGTTATACTTTTTTCCGCAATTTTTACGATCCGTACGAATACAGCTGGAAAAATGGCAATTCTCGTTGGGATTTATTGGATTTAGTGCGTGCGTGCTATGCTTTACGCCCCGAAGGTATTGAGTGGCCCAAAGATGAAAACGGTATGCCGAGCTTTAAGTTAGAAAATTTAACGAAGGCAAATGGCATTTCTCACGAAAACGCACACGATGCAATGTCGGATGTTTATGCCACCATTGCGATGGCGAAATTGATTAAAGAAAAACAGCCGAAGTTATTTCAATTTTTCTTTAATTTACGGATTAAAAAAGAGGTGAAAATGCTTATTGATACAGGCGAGATGACTCCGCTTGTACACGTTTCAGGAATGTTGGGCAATTATCGTGGTAATACGGCTTGGGTAGTGCCGTTAGAATGGCATCCAACTAATCCCAATGCCGTGATTGTGTGCGATTTATCGGGCGATGTGAATGGTTTACTGAACGAAAATGCAGAAACCTTACACCAACGTTTATATACCAAACGTGAAGCATTAACTGAAAATGATCTCCCTGTGCCACTAAAATTGGTGCACATTAATAAATGTCCAATTTTAGCACCAGCAAAAACCTTGTTACCTGAAAATGCAGAGCGATTAGGTATTGATAGGGCGTTATGTTTAGCAAATTTGCAGGCATTAAAAGCACAAAAATCGCTTGTGCGAGAAAAAGTACTGGAAATTTTTAATGACAAACGAGTTTTTGAGTTGTCACCTAATGTAGAAACAACCTTGTATGATGGTTTTTTCTCAACATCAGATAAAAATAATATGGCAATTTTACGTACGTTATTACCTGAACATTTAGCTAATCACGGTTTGAAATTTGAAGATCCTCGTGTAGAGAAATTGTTATTCCATTATCGAGCAAGGCATTATCCACAAACGCTGACGAGGGCTGAACAGATAAAGTGGCAGAAATACTGCCATCAGCAAATTGATGCAAAAGCAGAGCAGTTTGCGAAGTCTATTGATGAGTTATACCAACAATATAATGATAACCCTGGAATAGTAAAATTATTGGAAAATTTGACCGCTTACGCAGAACAAATATCACAAAAACAAACGGCGGTTTACACAAAAAATAACGAAGATGGAAAATTAATCAGTGATTTAAATAAGGCTGCAGAGCAACAGTTAAATAAGGCTGAAAAATTGAAATTATTAAAGGAATTGATCAAATAA
- the efeO gene encoding iron uptake system protein EfeO — MRLTKLTFAISSFFVATQAFALDLTKETEAYKQFVIEEIDHLVASTEKFVSYLAKGDVQKAKEIYPLARMYFERSEPIAESFDDLDPRIDARLVDLVEEGKTEKDWSGFHKIEKTLWEKNTTESTKEIAEQLLKDVKELRAKIPTAEVTPELMITGAVDLLNEVSTTKVMGEEEIFSKTDLYDFKANIEGAEKIYEIFKPQLEKVDAKLSAEIASRFITVNALLEKHNKSKTGGYDYISYDALSKGDIKSLAEAVNQLGEPLAQLGVLLNK; from the coding sequence ATGCGTTTAACTAAACTTACTTTTGCCATCTCTAGCTTTTTTGTAGCAACTCAAGCTTTTGCATTAGATTTAACCAAAGAAACTGAGGCATATAAGCAATTTGTCATTGAAGAGATAGACCACTTAGTGGCTAGTACAGAAAAATTTGTCAGTTACTTAGCTAAAGGAGATGTGCAAAAAGCGAAAGAAATTTACCCGCTTGCTCGAATGTATTTTGAACGTTCTGAGCCAATTGCAGAGAGCTTTGACGATTTAGACCCTCGTATTGATGCTCGCCTTGTTGATTTAGTAGAAGAAGGCAAAACCGAAAAAGACTGGTCTGGTTTCCATAAAATTGAAAAAACACTGTGGGAGAAAAATACGACTGAAAGCACAAAAGAAATCGCTGAGCAATTACTTAAAGACGTGAAAGAGCTACGTGCTAAAATTCCAACTGCAGAAGTCACGCCCGAGCTAATGATTACTGGTGCCGTGGATTTATTAAATGAAGTTTCTACCACTAAGGTAATGGGCGAAGAAGAGATCTTCTCAAAAACTGACCTGTACGATTTTAAAGCCAATATTGAAGGGGCTGAGAAAATCTATGAGATTTTCAAACCTCAGCTTGAAAAAGTAGATGCAAAGCTTTCCGCTGAGATTGCTAGCCGTTTTATTACTGTGAATGCATTATTAGAAAAGCATAATAAATCAAAAACAGGTGGTTATGATTACATAAGTTACGATGCACTTTCAAAAGGAGATATCAAATCCCTTGCAGAAGCAGTGAATCAACTTGGCGAACCATTAGCTCAATTAGGTGTGCTGTTAAATAAATAA
- the uvrB gene encoding excinuclease ABC subunit UvrB: MSKQHKPFILHAPFSPSGDQPTAIAKLVEGLNDGLAHQTLLGVTGSGKTFTIANVIATLNRPAMLLAPNKTLAAQLYAEMKSFFPENAVEYFVSYYDYYQPEAYVPASDTFIEKDASINEQIEQMRLSATKSFLERRDTIVVASVSAIYGLGDVDAYMQMMLHLQVGAMIGQREILSRLAELQYTRNDQAFQRSTFRVRGDVIDIYPAESDEVALRVELFDDEIENLSLFDPLTGHNLGKVPRYTIYPKTHYVTPRERILEAIEQIKSELVERRTYFIQENKLLEEQRIAQRTQFDIEMMNELGYCSGIENYSRYLSGRKEGEAPPTLFDYMPADGILVIDESHVTVPQIGGMYRGDRSRKETLVQYGFRLPSALDNRPLKFEEFERLSPQTIYVSATPGAYELEKNPEVVDQVVRPTGLLDPIIEVRPVATQVDDLLSEIHKRVAVNERVLVTTLTKKMAEDLTDYLDEHGVRVRYLHSDIDTVERVEIIHDLRMGMFDVLVGINLLREGLDMPEVSLVAILDADKEGFLRSERSLIQTIGRAARNLNGKAILYGDRITNSMQKAIFETERRREKQIKYNEEKGIVPQALNKKVGELLDIGQSDKPKRGKQAVKKSENSANEYKPKSRKELEKELKVLEQQMRDFAANLEFEKAAATRDKLQQLKAVLLEV; the protein is encoded by the coding sequence ATGAGCAAACAGCACAAACCTTTTATTCTTCACGCCCCATTTAGCCCCTCTGGTGATCAGCCAACTGCTATTGCAAAGCTAGTCGAAGGCTTAAATGACGGACTTGCTCATCAAACATTATTGGGTGTAACAGGATCGGGGAAAACATTCACTATTGCAAATGTGATTGCTACGCTTAATCGTCCTGCTATGTTGCTTGCCCCGAATAAAACCCTTGCGGCTCAGCTCTATGCGGAAATGAAAAGCTTTTTCCCTGAAAATGCGGTGGAATATTTTGTCTCCTACTATGATTACTACCAACCCGAAGCCTATGTTCCAGCAAGCGATACCTTTATTGAGAAAGATGCCTCAATTAACGAGCAAATTGAGCAGATGCGACTTTCTGCTACTAAATCGTTCTTGGAGAGACGAGATACCATAGTAGTGGCCTCTGTTTCCGCTATCTACGGTTTAGGCGATGTTGATGCCTATATGCAAATGATGCTGCATTTACAAGTAGGAGCGATGATTGGACAACGGGAAATTCTCTCTCGTCTTGCGGAGCTGCAATACACTCGCAACGATCAGGCATTTCAACGTTCAACTTTCCGTGTACGGGGCGATGTGATTGATATTTACCCCGCAGAAAGTGATGAAGTGGCATTGCGTGTTGAGTTGTTTGATGATGAAATCGAAAACCTCTCATTGTTCGACCCGCTCACGGGGCATAATTTAGGCAAAGTGCCACGCTACACGATTTACCCGAAAACGCACTATGTCACGCCACGAGAACGAATTCTAGAAGCCATTGAGCAAATTAAATCGGAGCTGGTCGAACGCCGCACCTACTTTATTCAGGAAAATAAACTGCTGGAAGAACAGCGGATCGCTCAACGCACGCAATTTGATATTGAGATGATGAATGAGCTAGGTTACTGCTCGGGCATTGAAAATTATTCACGCTATCTTTCGGGGAGAAAAGAGGGAGAGGCACCGCCCACCTTGTTTGATTATATGCCTGCAGACGGTATTTTAGTGATTGATGAAAGCCATGTTACCGTACCACAAATCGGCGGTATGTATCGGGGAGACCGCTCAAGAAAAGAAACACTGGTGCAATATGGCTTTCGACTGCCGTCTGCACTTGATAACCGTCCGCTTAAATTTGAGGAGTTTGAACGCCTATCACCACAAACAATTTATGTATCTGCCACACCTGGGGCGTATGAGTTAGAGAAAAATCCCGAGGTGGTCGATCAAGTTGTTCGTCCAACAGGTTTGCTTGACCCCATTATTGAAGTCCGCCCAGTGGCTACGCAGGTGGACGATTTATTGTCGGAAATTCACAAACGAGTAGCGGTAAACGAGCGTGTGTTGGTTACTACGCTTACTAAAAAAATGGCGGAAGATCTCACGGATTATCTAGATGAACACGGCGTTCGGGTTCGCTACTTACATAGCGATATCGATACGGTAGAACGGGTCGAGATTATTCACGACTTGCGTATGGGAATGTTTGATGTATTGGTAGGAATTAACTTGCTCCGTGAAGGTTTAGATATGCCTGAGGTCTCACTGGTAGCGATTTTAGATGCAGACAAAGAGGGTTTTCTCCGTTCTGAACGATCGCTGATTCAGACCATTGGGCGAGCTGCCCGAAACCTTAACGGCAAGGCAATTTTATATGGCGATCGTATTACGAACTCAATGCAGAAAGCGATTTTTGAGACCGAACGTCGTCGTGAAAAGCAGATAAAATATAACGAAGAAAAAGGCATTGTGCCACAAGCATTAAATAAAAAAGTCGGTGAGCTACTCGATATAGGACAATCCGACAAACCAAAACGTGGCAAACAAGCGGTCAAAAAATCTGAAAATTCTGCAAATGAATACAAACCGAAATCCCGCAAAGAGTTGGAAAAAGAGCTGAAAGTGTTAGAACAACAAATGCGAGATTTTGCCGCCAACTTAGAGTTTGAAAAAGCGGCTGCAACAAGGGATAAACTGCAGCAATTGAAGGCGGTTTTATTGGAAGTCTAA